The Anopheles maculipalpis chromosome 3RL, idAnoMacuDA_375_x, whole genome shotgun sequence genomic sequence GCGTAGGGATCATGCAACTCACTATGCTTAGATTTGAAATTACTCTTAACGGAAAAAAGGTACATATTTTCATGCTTACTTTCTCCCTTTCCCTATATCTTCTTCCTACTTTCCACAGAGAATGGAACGCCTCCCCTATCCGCACAAACGCAAGCATCTTTTTTGCCCTTAAAATCATGGCCTACTACGTACTATTGCCCAATGACTTTCTTTTACTACCAACCTCCCCGTAGTAGTTTTCCCTCTCTTTGGAATCTTAACAACACGCCCTCCCTATATAACCCAAAATGCGGACGAGATGATgacggtgacgatgatgatggtgagctATTTAAACCGAACGAACTACCACGCGATGCGCACACCTTTCCTTCTAGAATTTTCGCTCCTGCACAGCGCTGTTTtctcactgctgctgctgcggttaCTAGGCTATGCCAATAGAGGGCgccaaaatacacaaacacacacacgcgtacacgCTTAGTGATACATATTTAGCGCACATCCGATGCATCTCTCTTTTTAAACGACGCAGTAACCACGGATAGACGGGTTAACGGTGGCGACTATATGGAGGTGGCGGGTAAAGGAGTAGATTGATGGAGATGTCACCTCCCACCACCCCGGTGCGGTGCGAAGCATGCATTCCAGCTGGCGAATGCACAACCCCCATAGTCACGTAGTCTATCAGTCACTTCAATGTGGGGGATATGGGCAGCGCACTAGGCAAAGGTGTTTTGTTGTGGATGCTACTAGAACCTTCTCTCTTTATTCTTGGTGTGCGACATCCGGATGGCTAGTGGTCGGCCACCCGGGCCTAGTTACACCTGTTGGTTCGTTTGGCCTCGACATTGAATCTCCCGCCAATGATGATCTGCCACGTCCCTTCTCTTTCTCCTCGTTTTCGGGCGCGTGGAACGTTCGAGAACGATGTTGAAAATGTGTACATTCGTCGGATGGGATGATGGATTATGAGTCGCTCGTAAGGGATTTTCCGTGCGGTGTTGAGTCGCCACAgctcgctctttctcttctcttcgTTCCCCTTCTTTACATTGGGAACAGATCCGCAATGATTTCTTTCGCGCTTGAGGACACCTGGTCGGGGAATTGGATATCGAACGCAACCACCAGATCACCTTTCCGGCTCGGTTCCTTCGGGAACGGCAGCCCCCTGTTCTGTAGACGCTTCACCGTGTGTGGTTTGATGACTTCACCCACCGTCGAGATGCTGAGAGTTTCACCGCTTAACGTCGGTACCTTTATGACCGTACCGCACAGTGCCTGCCGAAGGGAAACCTTCGCCGTGTACTTAATGTCACTGCCCTCGCGCTTGAAGTGTTGGTGCGGTTTGTCCCGTATGATGAACACAATGTCAGCCGGAACTTTGCCCGGAATTTGGTCACCTTCGCGCGGGAAGGTGATTTTCGTGCCCGCCTTCCAGCCCGGTTTCACGTTGATGTTCAGtatcttttcttccttccgcGCGGAACCATCCTGCCCCATTACCATCTTCGagatcttcatcttcttctggCAACCCGCATTCACGTCCTCCAGCGAAACGTACATATCGTGCTCAATCGCTGGATCCTGCAGCTTTTGCTTACGCTGTGGGGAACCGTGCACGTTGAACGATTGCGACCGGAACGCACCACCCGGAAATCCACCAATATTACCTCGCCCGTCAAACCCGAACGGATCGCCGTCGATCTCCTGGTGGAAAAtgttaccaccaccatcggaaCCGAAGAACACACTGAACGGATCACTTGTGCCGAAGAACTGTGCGAACGTGGCGCGTGGATCACCGTGGAAATTGTACTGGAACTGTCCACTCTGCCCAGCGCCACCGGGCATACCACCGGCACCACCCTTCAGACCCTCCTCCCCGTACTGGTCGTAGATGTCGCGCTTTTTCTTGTCCGACAGCACCTCGTACGCTTCCGCCACCTCCTTAAACCGTTCCTCGGCCTGCGGTGATTTGTTCTTGTCCGGATGATACTTCAACGCCAGCTTACGGTATGCCTTCTTGATCTCATCATCGCTCGCGCTTTTCGACACGCCGAGAATTTTGTAGAAATCTTTACCCATTTTTGctctgtgtttgtttttactgtTACTTAACGGTGTTCTTGCGCACTATAAAATAACCGTAcgggcacgcacgcacacggaCGGTCGATAGCTGTTCCAGAACGTTCTGATTCGAAATTGTACACACAGCACCGTTAGCTGTCTTTTGCCACAGGAATTTTTCACCTCAGTTCAATTGTCCCTTGTGTGATTTTGATAGTCTCTTTACACTTGGAAATTTCACACACAGATTACTTTTCAATGTTACTGGTTTGCTAAGTTTTAGCACACTAAATTACGTATTGTTTCACCGagatttttctccttttcgtCTCCAGGAAACAACAAACGAGTCGCGCTTGCTTTCCTGTTGCTTGCTCGTGTTTCATAACCTTCGCCATCGGCCGCTGACGGAAGCTTTatatgaaaacattttttctagaTGCTTCTCGAAGCCCGTCTAGAACCGACTGGAAACTTCAGCTGAGCTGTCAGCGTCAGCATCTGAGCACAAACGTCAATTTGCACTCGAAAATTCAATCCTCGATGAATTCAAgcggtttttgtttcgagcagAACTAGCTGCTGTTAATTACGGTaggaattgaattaaaaattttgcaagGGTCATGGTTATGggaattttttctttttttacttgaTTTTATCCGTGGCTGGTTAGACTGTCCTGCACCACTGGTCCTTCTTAATCGATATCGAGACCTATCGTACCTATAGGCAGTCCGGTGGAGTGGTGACAACGACACCGCTATTCACACATCAGGATCATGGATTTAAATTCCTTCCGGGCCGTTAGCtcagtgagggctgactatctaactacgtggtatctgcCAAATCCGTTAAGCCATACAATGGCCGGCGTAATCTAGAAGGCCGTTAACTCATGAAGAGCTGTCATATAAAACTCAGCTTCGGTGGCCACGAACGGccacaaaaacatgaaaaatcatGGGCACAAGAGTCTCGTGGGCGtaacaaatttattatttaaaaataataaccgGCACTGAACGTTGCTCACGTGTACATGCGAGCTCACAATATTGCCGCCAAAATGCTGTCAACCATCCAGATCGTCGCAACACAGTGTTCGTGTATTTGTAGTGAAATAGTTTAGGCATCCAACCAGCTCGTTCCTAGTTTATGATAGCAGCTGattaaatatgtttaaaaacagCGACTACGAATTTAgtaaaagtttgaaaaatttgactATAACACGAAGCgaacaaataattgaatttaaacaacaaaaaacatactCATCAACTGTCACCGGTAATTATGTTGACCACCGGCAAGTGAGCGCGAGCCCACTGTTCCTGTTGACGagatttttcctcttctttggGCTCGTCCGACGAAACCACGACGAAACACACAATCTCAACCACTTGGAACGGTGGAGCTAAATTTTCTCgtcccccgaaaaaaaaatcacaacccGGTTCATCCCGGGAATACAGCGAAATCGGTACAGTTTCCCGTGGATAGAAGAGCTAAATGCTGTGCGTTAATCGGCAGCGGTGTGTTTGAGAGGGAGTTGTGGAGTTTCTTCCCTTGAAACGAACGGGGCACAAATTGTGTTGTGCGTGTGCTAATTgcagattgtgtgtgtgtgtgcgcgcgcctGTGTGCAGTGTATATTGTGTGTGCGTCAAATTCCTGCCTACCGAAAGCCTTTTTCGTGAACCGAATATAGCAGAAGAGCTTGTTTCAGGGTGTAGCGGTTGCAATTCCACCGGAATTTCGGTGTTTGTCGGTGCAGCAGTGAAGTTCGGGTTCCGAAACAGTTAAATTGTGCGTGATTGAAGTTGGGTTCCCCCTTTGCCTTGGGCAGTGAAAACGTACCCGTTTATCAATAGGAAAATACAAGTGAGTGTTTCTTCTCGACAAGCCAGCCGTGTTATTTGGTTAAGTTCGTAAGATATGTCCGGTGGAATCGTGTGTGTCTTCAGCACCTCGTATTTTAGGTTACCCATTTTCTTGCGGAGAAAAGCAGATACGAAGGAGAAACTTACTCTCTGCACCTCATCACAGTAATAAGGCACGGAGTCGTGCGCCTCGTACATACCATGCCCGTGTGCCCGTTCAACCGCTGCCGACCTGGTCGATTTGCGCTATTTCTGCACTGTGGGCACACGGTTTCCCTACACTCAATACGCCCTGTACCGAGAgccattttccttttctatgCAGCCACAGTCGGAAAGGGGGACCGATCGCATTTCGCTCTCCTACGCATCCAACCTGTCTGCCGCAGCACACCAATCTGTTGGAATGCAGTGTGGCAAGAAGTGGTGTTTGCCGTGTTTCTGTCCGAGAGGGAGGGTGTCATTGGGCAAAGAATGAAACGCAGTTTCGGCGCAGTGCGTTTTTCgaaccattttgtgtgtgaaccGTTCTacggtaaaaaaaaccgacgCACACACGGTTGCTATCATGGTTGATTCGAATACGTAGAATAAGCCCTAATATGTTAGGCCTACTTTGTCCTAAATTTTCACAGTCTTTGTCGCTAGTAATGTGATGAAAATTCATTCCTTCGCCTGGAAAGTGGCAGCGACACATGACACGTGAAAAATGATATTGCAAAAGATAAACACATTCCAGCAGATAAATATCATCACAGGCTGGCCTCTTTCGGTCTGGACGAAATGTCTCAATCTGTACATCTGTCAGATTAACAGTGTTGCGCAAAACAATAGGACCTCCCGGAACATATGGCCATCAGTAGCCGGTCTATAAAGCTTTAAATGGATCGTAGCTTACAATCGTGGATGAGCATCGGAGGGCTCAGGAAGCTGGAAATTTTGGATCAAAGGTCAACATTTACCACAACAAATAGGCCGATGTGCTTGAGATGGAAAAGGCATTTTGTGGAGGACAGCAATGTAGAGAATATCGACCAAATCAGccggagaaggaaaaattggTTTGTTGGATTGGATCAACAAGATCTTGGAGATATTATTTGGaggaagattttttaataCCAGTGTCGAAGCCACacgaaaacacaaagaaaaactgtATTACCAAATAAAACTCTTCTCATATAAACGATTCTGAATAGAATCGAACATAAGGCATAAAGGGTAAAGGGAAAGTTACAAAATACGAATTACTACTGAGATAGAATTCTTATCGTTTCGTCCACCACTGTAGGTACAATCTCCTATGGCATGGCGCCAAATAAAATTCCTATCAGGTGTTTGTTAGCTAAACGGAAGAAATTTTGCGAAACCTTCATCTACTCTCCTACACGTCGTCGACACCAAATCGGGGGAATTACATCCTTGAATTAATCCATCTGTAGGGCACATGGCATGGCACATTAGTAATATTCGTTCCTTGCGGATGATGTTTTGATTGAGGGAATTTGCCCCTGCTGTGTGCATACATCTCAGTTCTTTTCCCGGAAGAAAGCACTGGAAGCCGCATACACGATCGCATCGCATCTCGGTTGCAGGGAGACGTCAGAGCCATCAGCCTTAGAACATtgaccgatgatgatgatgatgctgctagTCGGTGGGGCCAATAGAATGGAAGTAGATGTTCCCCGCCCGAGAACCACAAGTGCGCTTGCATAATGATAAGCTTTTTCGTAATACGTGTGCATAGATGATCAGCTCTCTgtctttttctcgcttttgATTGCTCTTTGATGTCGAGTGCCGCTGCACTGGTAATGGTTTGCATTACTAAACTCTGATTTCATTTTAGGAAACAATTTGGCACCAAAAATGATGAGAAgcagtaacaaaacaaacgttgAATAAGTAACACGCCACCAGGAGAGGGTCCGGAATTTACATAAAGCGATAAAGTACCAAAAAGCGACCAGAATTAGAACGTACACGCGGGGAGGCAAAGCCTGGCCGTGAAATTGTAGCCAATCGGTAGCTCCCGTATACCTCACGGTTGAGAAACATCGAATGCAACACGCCGTTCGAGTGTTATCGGTCAAACCGGGCTCCCCGAGCTGAACAATATAACATTCAAACATGCTGAATCTGCCCCCGACGAAACAAAGCTCTTGTGCTTTATTTTACTTACACACACAATGTATCGCGCTCGACCCCAGTGGAGGCAATGGGtggttttttaaattcgttttctaTTGATAATGCCGGCGAGATAATGTTGAAGTTAAGAGTGAAAGGTATAACTGCTCTTTGGCATTGCGAAGAAAAGATTACCATATCAATTTCTGAATAGAATCGAACAGGAACAAGCGGGTGAAAATGGTTATTCTGATAAGAAGATTGCGCCCATTACATTCCAATTGGTTGTGGAAGGTAGTCAGATGTGTAAAGATGTAATTTTTCCTTTGACTTTCTTTCCCAAAAGATGCCAATCAGAGCATATCTACTTGCTTGACTATCCAGCTAGcggtaaaattaaatcaaagaaaGCTAGAAATAGAAACCGGCCAAGATATCTCGAAGCTCTAGCACCAGAGAAGATTAGACTGTTTCATACAAGTAATCTATTAGTGTAGGTCAGGTTTGGTCCGCTATTACACAAACGATCATCAACCCTTCTACGATTGCGGCAAATCTTACCAACCATTTAACGTCGGATTCACTCACAGATCAGTTCCAAAATTTGACTGTAAATTGATAAGAATATCGGGCAAAAAATTACCCACGTACAATTGTGGAAAAGAAAGTTTTTAACAGaaaatcctttaaaaaaagttaaagCTTCATAAATACTGTAAAAATTCTACAAGAATATCTGTGCTCCACCTAATCGAAGAAGCACCTCGCATAACCACGAATATCGCATTAAAAATCCAGCTAGACAAGGCAGCCATAAAGGGTGAACATTTCGATAGATGGAGGGACTAACTGTATCTTGCGTACAGTGTCAACATTCGCAAAACAGCACCCGGAACTCTGGGTTTCATCACCAACCACCGGTACACAAACTATTCTCAGATTTTCGAATTCGCCATACGAAGTTGCATTCGCGGCTTTCGGCAGAACATGTGACCGCGTGATCGATcgatgaaaaaatattactcTGCTCTTCTTTTGGGCAGAAACCGAGACCACCGACCATCACCGATCCATCCAAAGCGCACGCCAATGTTGCCGGCAAAATTGTCTTCCTGCTTTCCTGCGTCCGCCTGTGTTGTGAGCTACCGTTGGAGATGGTGAATGATATTTCGTACCGTGTTAAAAATAtcctcataaaaaaaataatacacaacgCACAACGATGGTGTCCTCGTCTAGGGGCAGGATTGCGATAGCTGTACCGAGCGACGCACGGTATTGGTGTGGTGACAAGACCGGTCCACACTGTCTTTACGGTACGCAATTTCGAATCGTCACCACTAAATGGTGTCTTTTCCACTTGCTATAGAGCCGACCCGGCGTGCCAAGTGGAGATGGTGGACTACATCTGCCGGTGGTAACGTTTGTACACGCAAATGCCATTCTGTTTCATCCTTTAAATCTCTTCTTGAGTGGGAAGGGGGTTTTTCGTTTCGGGAAACGCACTCAGCGATAGAATGTCAGGCGAAGTTTGTCTCCTGCTCTCGATCTAGTCGGTCGCATTTGTGGTGCGTTACGATCGCGTGTGCTCTAGCGGTGGAGTTCATCACGGGGAGATGATACTAGTTGAGGTGGACGAAGAAGGCCTTACGGTCCTGTTATCGGTAGTGTTTGCATGATTATTTAGTGGATGCAAGATTGTCCCGAtcgggtgtttgtgtgtgtgtgtcaattgATATTGATGATCGTCAGCCTTAGCCATATTCGTTGAGCTAACTGAATGATAAGAGGTGCCGGTCGGTGTAACTATTCTCCTTTACATCCGGTGTGTACGTGCGGAATGTGCTCTAATTGACAGCAAGTGTGGCCCAATCCACCTGAGATTACGACATCCAAACGCACAAACCCTTCACCTTCCTAGTGGCGTAGGCGTTTTTTCTTGGTGGAGACTGCAGGCAGGTTGGTTTTCAGCTTCAACTACGGCCCCATCATAATCGTCGGTGTGACGTAAAACGTTTTGTAGCATTTTATCTTCTTGTTTTTGGGGTGTGTGAGCGAGCTGTCTCTTCCCAACCATCAATCGTTCGATGGTGAATCATTCAGCACGAGAGACGAGCTATTTCACTTGCAACAGTGAAACACGACATGGACACAGAACGGGCTGCAAttggaacaaaacaacagcatatGTGGCGCAAGTGGATCAACCGGGGGAACTAAATATAGTTCCCTCGGGTCCGAGACGGAGAGTACCCAAACACACCAGCACAGAAACGGCGGCACTGGGACACgaatgcaaaaccaaaacccccccctcccccccctctgtctgtctgtgcgtgtgcgtgtgctccCGTTTTGGAGACCGGAGGGCTTGCACAGGCCTTCCTTAAGCTTATGTACTTCCTTTTCTGCTACTACACGCGTTTCGCATTAAACAAGATACTACTGGGCGTGGAATGGGTTGTAGCAGTGGTGATAGTAgatgtagtagtagtaggagACATGCGCACACAACTTGACTGCAATAGGAAAGGACAGGAACACGCGCCAGTGAATGTTGCACTTGCTTTGCGTGGAGCAAAGTTGATCAGGGGGGGTTAGGACAAGATCGCTAAGATCGTTCAAATGAATAACTTTTCTCGGATTGTGAGACCCATTAGTGGGTAAAGAATGAGCGTTTGTTAAAACCTACACTGACACGTGGGTGTTTGGGAGGTAGGATACATTTCATTCAATACTTTTGGCCCACACGATGGTCTCGTTCTCGAGAGGAAATAGATTCATGAGCTGAGGGATTAATCGGATGTAGGAACACATTTTTATCATCACTTACATTGATCCACAGAAGGTGAATCAATCTTCTAAACAAGCCTTAGAGTATGAAAAAATAGCCTTAAACAAATAATTCGTTCAAAATCGACTCTAGAACTTAAAAATCAACTTTATGTTTCAACTTCTTACCAGAGAAAATTTTTGATGGATTTATCACGAGTAGTACTGAGGAAGAACCCAACAGTTTATATATTAGCTAAGGTGATGGATGTCGGTGGCACGTTTATTAGCAGTAATTCTATTTCCTTAAGTGATTTTTCAATAGATTTAATATATTATCATGCATGTACGCGTTTTTTAGATaacttttcagaaatcaaaccTCATACATGTGTCCAAAAAGATCTGATGTAGTCACTCAAATCTGCAATAATTGTTCATCAAACCTTAATGTTTTCAGCTTAATTGCAGAACGCTCCTCAGAACTCGTAAACTGTGTGTTTTTCACATTCTTCGCACATATTTCTGTACCTCGTCGTTGTCGCTTGTCTCCCCTTGCGGGGTCTGCTTTCTCGCCTCCTCCTTAAttccttttcctttgtttttgtattgaaTCTTCTGCGTTTTTGTATACACCTTGATGGATTACATGTTTTGTAGACGACGAAACTTAACCTTTTTCCCCGCGTTGAAACAGTTTCATAAACATCGGTCCTATCGATGGTCGCGCGATCATGTTAGTGCTGTTCTGCTGgtaaattcttcaatttcacTGCAATCGTGAGCCGCCGGTTGGGtggaaaacacacgcacacacagtaTTTCTCCTGCTCTCTTCATCCGTATGATATCGTGCTAAAAATAGTACGCCGAATACTATATGCGCCCCCGGTTTCTTCTACTGCCACGACGAAAcgtggtgtatttttttaaggGGTGATTTCGGTGAGAAATCCCCCCATTTCGCACGGTGGTTTGTTTCCTCCAACTCTGCCCCCAAGGGGGCTCTGCTGCGTTTTGACACCCGGTAGAACACACCGAGGCGaaagtgaatgtttttttttttttgcaattggtAGTGTGGTATAGCGCTACCAGATTGCGTGGATGCACTCGCTTCGCGTTCCTTTTCTTGGGGCTGACCTGCGCATTGCGATAAAAGCGAATGAATGATCGTGCTTTCTTGGGGGGAGGAGAATCACTGGTAATGTAAGACGATCGGGGAGGATGTGTATTAAACCGATCCCCGAAACAGTGATGCGGTGTTCCGAAAAACACACCTACACATCGCGAAGGGTGATTATAGGAGAGATTTTCCAGCACGATCATGTATTTGCACCGTGTCACACTCTCACGGAATGTTTGCACGGTTTCTCACCACTCTCCGTGATGAGATCCGAGATTTTTTGGCACggatcatcaccatcatcaacttCGTCCCCCCGCAAGATAGACCCTAACCGAGAccagagagtgagagagagagagagagagagagaaagtatAGCAATGGGGGGATGAACGAAAGAGCGACTAGATCCTAGTCGAACCGACTCTGACCACAGAGGATGGATCCGCAACAGAACAGAGCAGCTCACAACAACGGTGTTTGGCAGGTTGTTTTAGCCCCGGATTGCTACCGGGACCAGTTTCCGATCGGATGCTGGCGCGCGCGAATCTCAAAAGCATCGTTCGCGcggtttttgtgatttttttgttttgtttcctttttttctaatttgccAGTAAAGCAGAGCTCTGGCttactgtgtgtatgtgtgtatgttgcttttcccgtttcgcacTTGATCGCGATCGCGAAGCGAAAACATTAGGAAAATACTCCTACGCGAAAATGGCGTGTGTGAACAAGCAGTTGCTCGAAATTCTTTAAAACTTTAGCAGGAcaacaaaagtgaaaattcCTTTCGAAAAATTGTTTGGTTACAACCAAACAAGCTAATGTTAGGTTGTACGTGTGCGGAGTGATCTCTAGGTGGGGTCCAGTGAATTCTTGAAGAACACGCACTAAAAACGGTGGACACGTAATACTTCTTAAACCCTGAAAAAGGACATCGAATGTAGTTGCGCGTGTGATAGAGCTGACTCTGATCAAGCCTTCGACATTTTATCGTCATCGTCTTGACCTACtgaaaacggagaaaaaaaaaaacaattttccaaatgGGAAAACCTGTGATGACGCATTAGTAGTTGCGTGACAAAAAAGATTTCCAAGCTGCACTGCACCACCAGTAGTGGAAGAAGTAGAAAAGGACTTCACAGTTCTACCTCCGCTAGATCGTTGCCTCATCCGTTGTTGTTCCAAAGCGGATATTACGTCAAGTTCGCCCGATTCATCCCCTTGTGTCGTAAGCGTGGGGGGAGGTTGTGTCCTCAGCTGCTAGAAAGGAAAACTTCTTGCTCAAGAATTTTCCATCTACACGcgcttgtgtctgtgtgtgtgtgtgtggggtcgATTGTGGCGGCACACGACCCCTCATCCAAGCCGGCCGTCAACATGTGTTCTTCGGTGTGTATATAGATTAGTAGTGGGGTTGTTGGGTATCATACATTCGGAGTAAAGTtgaggttgttgttttgcattcaaTAATTCTATTTTAATTACATACTTTTCAACTTTTGTAGGCGTTTAATGGGAAAGAGCCATATGAGGATGAGGAAAAGTACTGTTCGATTGATCTCATTACACAGTTCGATGTAATTGGTCACCAAGTGCATCCTAATGGGGGTTTGCTGCTGTACATCGGGGTCAGCAGCGATAATTAGTTTGTGTTAAAATAAGGATCGATaaataatgtgtgtgttttatcatCACACTCCCTGGTCGATGGTCGAACGCTCGAAAGCTAAATTATTAATAAGAAATGTGAAAAAGTTGTCCCGGGAAAAATGCCAtcgatgcttttgttttgttgaatgaaaaCGGCACAACTCTCGGCATGTCTTCGTTTAACATTCCCGTAACTTTTCTCACCactttgtgttgtgttgttatcATCGTAAATAATTGGTAacgataacaaaacaaacgaagaagcGTTTGGTAATCCTTCGGGTGCCGGTTTTGTTGTAtctttcctgtttttcttAAGAATCTTAACCCTTTGTGATAAGAACTTCTGTAATTCTAatacagcaaataaaaagctaTGGCAATATCGTGGCGATAGAAGAAAGTTGTATATCCGTCTTAAAGGAAAAATCAGTTAAATCAGATTAATGTCTATAAACTGGTACAAtacaaaacactcacacacacacacacagattatTTAATTTGCTGTTTCGGGCCTTTCCTTCGGCTCCACCAGCAACGTGTGCGTTGTGTCGTGTCCTATCAGTGCGGCCGCGTGAATGTGAGTTTTTgggggattttatttttaaaatttctcgcTCCCTTCTCACCCCCTTCACAAGCACCCCACATCGAACCTTAATCCACCCTTCTTGGACCCCTTCTTGTTAAGGTCCGTCcgttctctctcgctccccccccccctctctctctctctctctctctctctctctctctctctctctctctctctctctctctgtctctctctcgctcgctctctctctctggccttttttaattttttgcactttatttaactttttggcgtcGCGAATCGATGAATGTTGGTACTGCCAGGCGCTTACAAACTCTGgtcgccttttttgtgtttcattctTGAACTCTTGCGGGGTTATGGcctcagttttttttccttactgATCCGCCATACTCTACTATACACATGTACACGCCGTAAATCGCCGAAAACAGCATTATGgtggtttttcctttcgcctTTTCCCCCCCTGCTTGGTGGGGACAGATTAGCGGGGGAGTCGTTGTTGTAGAGGTTTTGCGAGgggttgtttgttatttggtTCATGGGCTAAATCTTGTAACGCACAAATGCGCTAGTATTTAGTTCTCTACACAATGTAGACGACCCACCGTGAGTGGTGTGTTTTGATGTGCTTGCTACTGTTGGAAAGGTGTCAATTAATAGTCAAAAAGTTTGCGC encodes the following:
- the LOC126562541 gene encoding dnaJ protein homolog 1-like — protein: MGKDFYKILGVSKSASDDEIKKAYRKLALKYHPDKNKSPQAEERFKEVAEAYEVLSDKKKRDIYDQYGEEGLKGGAGGMPGGAGQSGQFQYNFHGDPRATFAQFFGTSDPFSVFFGSDGGGNIFHQEIDGDPFGFDGRGNIGGFPGGAFRSQSFNVHGSPQRKQKLQDPAIEHDMYVSLEDVNAGCQKKMKISKMVMGQDGSARKEEKILNINVKPGWKAGTKITFPREGDQIPGKVPADIVFIIRDKPHQHFKREGSDIKYTAKVSLRQALCGTVIKVPTLSGETLSISTVGEVIKPHTVKRLQNRGLPFPKEPSRKGDLVVAFDIQFPDQVSSSAKEIIADLFPM